The following are encoded in a window of Verrucomicrobiota bacterium genomic DNA:
- a CDS encoding thymidylate kinase, with product MKTFAELNFPGRLIAVEGLDGSGKSTQIYLLKRWLELQGLKVFFSEWNSSEIVKSATSKGKKMTLLTPTTFSLVHATDFADRYERQLVPLLRAGYLVLCDRYIFTAFARDTVRGCRPEWVRGIYNFAALPDLTFFFKASLDVSLHRILDGRPQLKFFEAGMDLKLSPDPEESFRIFQGRILEQYLAMSSEFSFLMLDADQSVEQQQQLVRQLVAGKVNLSSFVTPPA from the coding sequence ATGAAGACCTTCGCCGAGCTGAACTTCCCCGGCAGACTCATCGCCGTCGAGGGGCTCGATGGCTCGGGCAAGTCCACCCAGATTTACCTGCTGAAGCGCTGGCTCGAGTTGCAGGGGCTCAAGGTGTTCTTCAGCGAGTGGAACTCGTCCGAGATCGTCAAGTCCGCCACGAGCAAGGGCAAGAAGATGACCCTGCTCACACCGACGACGTTCAGCCTCGTGCATGCGACGGACTTTGCGGACCGCTACGAACGTCAGCTCGTGCCGTTGCTGCGAGCGGGCTACCTCGTGCTGTGCGACCGCTACATCTTCACGGCGTTTGCGCGCGACACCGTGCGCGGCTGCCGGCCCGAATGGGTCCGCGGCATCTACAACTTCGCCGCCCTGCCCGACCTCACGTTCTTCTTCAAGGCCAGCCTCGACGTTTCGCTGCACCGCATCCTCGACGGCCGCCCGCAGCTCAAGTTTTTCGAGGCGGGAATGGACTTGAAGCTATCACCCGACCCGGAGGAAAGCTTCCGCATCTTCCAGGGGCGCATCCTCGAGCAATACCTCGCGATGAGCAGCGAGTTCAGCTTCCTCATGCTGGATGCCGACCAGTCAGTCGAACAGCAGCAGCAGCTCGTGCGGCAGCTCGTCGCCGGCAAGGTCAATCTCTCCTCCTTCGTCACCCCGCCCGCCTGA